The Micropterus dolomieu isolate WLL.071019.BEF.003 ecotype Adirondacks linkage group LG22, ASM2129224v1, whole genome shotgun sequence genome contains a region encoding:
- the LOC123961414 gene encoding serine/threonine-protein kinase WNK1-like isoform X1 gives MSEKPDDKMVKFLAPPQKSGNGPSSGSDSMMSESRPAEVRRRHHTMERDRCNPEHRFLRRSVISDSNATALALPLPSKIPIPAPQRVQPREAVHQRQQVSVAAHLPRAKPSLAQNEESVDSGGGGGKDIEIAKVDVVPSEQEPAFVQDICDREAVAACSAPDLGLELPSQTEPESTTEVKVHHEEEGEEDDKDSAKARAEAEQREAEKKVQDDIEEAETKAVGTSPDGRFLKFDIEIGRGSFKTVYKGLDTETTVEVAWCELQDRKLSKSERQRFKEEAGMLKGLQHPNIVRFYDSWEGPSKGRKCIVLVTELMTSGTLKTYLKRFKVMKIKVLRSWCRQILKGLHFLHTRAPPIIHRDLKCDNIFITGPTGSVKIGDLGLATLKRASFAKSVIGTPEFMAPEMYEEKYDESVDVYAFGMCMLEMATSEYPYSECQNAAQIYRRVTSGVKPGSFDKVAIPEVKEIIEGCIRQNKDERYSIKDLLNHAFFQEDTGVRVELAEEDDGEMEAIKLWLRIEDVKKLKGKYKDNEAIEFSFDLNKDVPEDVAQEMVESGYVCEGDHKTIAKAIKDRVSLISRKRAQRQQVREDQEKRRLEEEQQSQLLPAQQPAQQASPEVPQSHPVPQPATYVSPQPNQHSMQMSTQPASQQSLQCSNYNTPQSTQLSDMAQGVPFVPHSTGQVPLQGQNVATIQPESEEPETDQHQQLQHTGGASHMGDRLSGSTVLPEAQPPQSGVSYSSPPSQHLQPQVSCPQTQNDQTQQQQLSAVQAQMQGVQPEVVPVAPSSQSVPVALPQYGVYYQPSLPPQIPPQQVMIPPSSQSSPPQQQQTESSSTHQSSTVPQAQPGVQQLQASVSVPQSTPVEQPAGSPALVPQSVESCLSDAASGLSDGNDGSSTSGGRHEGRSLKRHQRRSVRSRSRHEKTAKAKLDVLSISNVGDRVAECQLETHNRKMVTFRFDLDGDNPEEIAQIMVQSEFILESERESFIDQVREVIEMADEKRGGMKDGFPQMGDLQQQPELSVPMLPGISPSTTAQVVHSAGRRFIVSPVPESRLREQFFGASSANTSFGDEPVPAPSVTLGLSLSAPSGTLQQAFSKMKQARVERCSTLDPPPTEQEPGTVPSTEAGLSPNSNNILAPPEVVAPTTSTTFPAVSLTSTATSSPPPSTGRVSPPPNQSQTPAAIVPPSTSVQAVPGPQLSTTVSSVVSVTPSSTGIVPASEQQTFNSAVTSSQPTSSSIHVPQHSTAQCQPVPISAQPPPPSSLPSQSQVQPQPVESEGAELQTKIAGRDDIQALDKKLRSLFQDQSSASSSSSADPSQNTDTTSPPTGTTSPPPGAALVPPSNLPLTSGVQGVLGPTATPGQGVTPAGHAQTPPTKQRAQTLPTGFDQAATPPSDLVPPFPGPNQQPLGNLDAELRRALSPETVQGGNNVQPPAASFTLGRFQVSVATDGVSSSGPGPSNIVSHPPVTASSTSSSTSSSSSSSSSSSSSPSSPENTLHRPPSLSRGTCVTDAINGASSLSAGPASQSTTIGRFKVSTSTSATSGPTAGSKVGRFSVTVTPAPAAGSSPSHGSGMQNGPSSSISDPHNAHTHYSGDNDDDSEDEALQKEISRLREKHMMEIQALQSRQKEEIDALFTQMGKHPPHSVFSPAVAMAGGRRRRKSHRSARSSGQPSPIHSASAQSLHGSESTPKQSTPSATEASQAVSGSSIQPLRSSPSMPSLSSCSTGSSGTSSTNGSGHCQNHSTSLTQATGPTPHISHTQKGKGTFTDDLHQLVDNWARDAISLSQCKKGPKTGAQAVLGHDLIPPASMGRKFSAPGYLCPTLPTPSSTTSTNTTHLPNPANPSVPLGPRKGSLGPVAQGFGYASAPYSAPQWAGPTGTCQVSMLNPGQPLTQYQPPTTASVSLHQGYHMGTTPAPQKSVSPGGSNLRPT, from the exons ATGTCGGAAAAGCCAGACGACAAAATGGTGAAGTTCCTGGCTCCCCCTCAGAAGAGTGGAAATGGCCCCAGTTCTGGTTCAGATTCGATGATGAGTGAATCCCGGCCAGCAGAAGTGAGACGCCGGCATCACACCATGGAACGTGATCGATGTAACCCTGAACACCGTTTCTTACGCCGCAGTGTCATCAGTGATTCCAATGCTACGGCATTGGCCCTCCCTTTACCCAGTAAGATCCCCATCCCCGCACCTCAACGAGTTCAGCCACGGGAAGCTGTCCATCAGCGGCAACAGGTTTCTGTTGCTGCTCATTTGCCACGGGCTAAACCAAGTTTAGCTCAAAATGAAGAGTCTGTTGAtagtggaggaggtggaggaaaagATATAGAAATAGCCAAGGTAGATGTAGTGCCTTCAGAGCAGGAGCCTGCCTTCGTACAAGATATCTGTGATAGAGAGGCGGTAGCCGCCTGCTCCGCACCAGACTTAGGATTGGAATTGCCAAGTCAAACGGAACCGGAAAGCACCACTGAGGTGAAGGTACACCATgaagaagagggggaggaagacGATAAGGACTCTGCCAAGGCGCGGGcagaagcagagcagagagaagctgAGAAAAAAGTGCAGGACGACATTGAAGAGGCAGAGACCAAAGCAGTGGGAACATCACCAGATGGGCGTTTCCTGAAGTTTGATATAGAAATTGGACGTGGCTCCTTCAAGACTGTCTACAAGGGCTTGGACACCGAGACCACAGTGGAGGTGGCTTGGTGTGAGCTGCAG GATCGTAAGCTGTCAAAGTCAGAGAGGCAACGCTTTAAGGAGGAAGCGGGGATGTTGAAGGGACTACAGCATCCCAACATTGTCCGCTTTTATGACTCCTGGGAGGGACCCTCCAAAGGCAGGAAGTGCATTGTACTGGTCACTGAACTCATGACTTCTGGCACACTTAAAAC ATATCTGAAGCGGTTCAAGGTGATGAAAATTAAAGTTCTGCGGAGCTGGTGTAGACAAATCCTCAAGGGGCTCCACTTCCTTCATACTCGGGCTCCCCCTATCATCCACAGGGACCTTAAGTGCGACAACATTTTCATCACAGGCCCAACAGGATCCGTCAAGATTGGAGACTTGGGACTGGCCACACTCAAGCGTGCGTCATTTGCCAAGAGTGTTATAG GTACCCCTGAGTTCATGGCGCCTGAGATGTATGAGGAGAAGTACGACGAGTCAGTGGATGTGTATGCCTTTGGAATGTGCATGCTGGAGATGGCCACCTCAGAGTACCCTTACTCAGAGTGCCAGAATGCTGCACAGATCTACCGCAGAGTTACCAGC GGGGTGAAGCCGGGTAGCTTTGACAAGGTGGCCATTCCTGAAGTGAAGGAGATCATCGAAGGATGTATTCGCCAGAACAAGGATGAGAG GTACTCGATCAAGGACCTTCTGAACCATGCCTTCTTCCAGGAGGACACAGGAGTACGTGTGGAGTTGGCAGAAGAGGatgatggagagatggaggctATTAAGCTGTGGCTGAGAATTGAGGATGTGAAGAAACTCAAGGGGAAGTACAAGGACAACGAAGCTATTGAGTTTTCTTTTGACCTCAACAAAGATGTCCCAGAAGATGTGGCTCAGGAAATG GTTGAGTCTGGTTATGTGTGCGAAGGTGACCATAAGACCATTGCGAAGGCCATAAAGGACAGGGTGTCTCTAATCAGTCGGAAGAGAGCACAGCGGCAGCAG GTCAGGGAGGATCAAGAGAAGAGAAGACTGGAAGAAGAACAGCAGAGTCAATTGCTGCCAGCACAGCAACCAGCCCAACAGGCAAGCCCGGAGGTGCCTCAGTCCCACCCAGTGCCACAGCCTGCAACTTATGTCTCTCCACAACCAAACCAACACAGCATGCAGATGTCCACCCAACCTGCATCTCAGCAGAGCCTTCAGTGCTCTAACTACAACACACCTCAATCAACCCAACTGAGCGACATGGCACAGGGGGTCCCTTTTGTTCCCCACTCAACTGGGCAAGTTCCACTTCAGGGCCAGAACGTGGCCACCATCCAGCCAGAGTCAGAGGAGCCTGAGACTGACCAACACCAACAACTACAGCACACTGGAGGAG CCAGTCATATGGGAGACAGACTATCTGGTTCCACCGTCCTTCCCGAAGCCCAGCCTCCTCAATCTGGAGTATCCTACAGCTCCCCTCCCAGTCAGCACCTTCAGCCCCAGGTGTCATGCCCgcagacacaaaatgaccaaacGCAACAGCAGCAGTTGTCAGCG GTTCAAGCCCAGATGCAAGGGGTCCAGCCTGAAGTTGTTCCTGTTGCGCCCAGCAGCCAGTCTGTTCCAGTGGCACTTCCACAG TATGGAGTTTACTACCAACCATCGCTTCCCCCTCAG ATCCCCCCCCAGCAAGTGATGATACCCCCATCCTCTCAGTCGTCTCCCCCccaacagcagcagacagagagcagttcTACTCATCAGAGCTCTACAGTACCACAGGCACAGCCTGGAGTTCAGCAGCTACAG GCCTCTGTGAGTGTTCCTCAGTCAACACCAGTGGAGCAGCCGGCAGGATCCCCTGCTCTGGTGCCACAATCTGTAGAAAG CTGCCTGTCGGATGCCGCTTCAGGTCTCAGTGACGGCAATGATGGAAGTTCTACATCAGGAGGTCGGCATGAGGGGCGCTCACTGAAGCGTCACCAGCGGCGATCCGTACGCAGCCGCTCCCGCCATGAGAAGACTGCAAAGGCCAAGCTAGATGTTCTCAGC ATCTCTAATGTAGGAGACAGAGTAGCCGAGTGCCAGCTAGAAACGCACAACAGGAAGATGGTGACCTTCAGATTTGACCTCGATGGAGATAATCCAGAGGAGATTGCACAGATCATG GTTCAGAGTGAGTTTATCTTGGAGAGTGAGCGGGAGTCCTTCATTGATCAGGTCCGTGAAGTCATAGAAATGGCTGATGAGAAAAGAGGGGGCATGAAGGATGGCTTTCCCCAG ATGGGTGATCTCCAGCAACAGCCTGAGCTGTCTGTTCCCATGCTGCCAG GCATTTCTCCCAGCACTACAGCACAGGTGGTGCATTCGGCAGGACGAAGGTTCATAGTCAGCCCTGTGCCAGAGTCTCGTCTTAGAGAACAGTTCTTTGGCGCTTCTTCTGCTAATACCTCCTTTGGAGATGAACCTGTCCCCG CTCCCTCCGTGACGTTGGGCCTTTCTCTGTCTGCTCCATCTGGGACTCTCCAGCAGGCTTTCAGTAAAATGAAGCAGGCTCGTGTAGAAAGATGCAGCACCCTTGACCCCCCTCCTACTGAGCAAGAACCAGGCACTGTCCCGTCCACTGAGGCTGGACTCAGCCCAAACTCGAACAATATCCTGGCTCCGCCAGAAGTTGTTGCTCCCACCACTAGCACTACTTTTCCTGCTGTGTCTCTCACATCTACTGCAACGTCCTCGCCACCTCCCTCAACTGGGAGGGTTTCCCCACCACCTAATCAGTCCCAAACTCCAGCTGCCATCGTCCCTCCCTCAACTTCCGTCCAAGCAGTACCTGGACCTCAGCTGAGCACAACTGTCTCTTCTGTAGTTAGTGTTACACCCAGTAGTACTGGCATTGTCCCTGCTTCAGAGCAGCAGACTTTTAATAGTGCTGTTACATCTTCTCAACCTACGAGTTCGTCTATCCATGTGCCACAGCACTCAACCGCCCAGTGTCAGCCTGTCCCCATTtctgctcagccccctcctccCAGCTCTTTACCCAGTCAGAGCCAGGTTCAGCCACAGCCAGTGGAGTCAGAGGGGGCTGAGCTCCAGACGAAGATCGCTGGAAGAGATGATATCCAAGCTCTAGATAAGAAGCTACGGTCTCTCTTTCAAGACCAGAGCTCTGCCTCATCCTCCTCGTCAGCGGATCCTAGTCAGAATACTGACACAACCTCTCCTCCTACTGGGACTACTTCCCCCCCACCTGGAGCCGCCCTGGTACCCCCATCTAACCTTCCCCTCACCTCTGGGGTGCAGGGTGTGCTGGGCCCCACAGCCACCCCAGGACAGGGTGTCACCCCAGCAGGACATGCACAGACACCTCCAACTAAGCAAAGGGCACAG acTTTACCTACTGGTTTTGATCAAGCTGCTACACCTCCATCTGACCTTGTACCCCCATTTCCTGGACCAAATCAG CAACCCTTGGGTAATTTGGATGCTGAGTTGAGGAGAGCTCTGAGCCCAGAGACTGTTCAGGGAGGTAATAATGTCCAACCTCCAGCAGCAAGTTTCACTCTGGGACGTTTCCAA GTGTCTGTTGCTACTGATGGTGTGTCTAGCAGCGGTCCAGGTCCCTCGAACATCGTTTCCCATCCACCCGTCACTGCGtcctctacctcctcctctacttcctcctcttcttcctcttcctcctcctcgtcatCATCTCCCTCCAGTCCAGAAAACACCCTCCACCGGCCACCCTCTCTGTCCAGAGGAACTTGTGTAACTGACGCTATAAATGGAGcatcatctctctctgctggtcCTGCCAGTCAGTCCACCACTATTGGGCGCTTCAAAGTGTCCACGAGCACCAGTGCCACATCTGGGCCAACCGCCGGCTCTAAAGTGGGACGCTTTTCCGTCACAG TGACCCCAGCTCCAGCAGCAGGCTCCAGTCCATCACATGGCAGTGGAATGCAGAATGGGCCCTCATCCTCAATCTCTGATCCTCATAACGCACATACCCATTACAGTGGTGACAATGACGACGACTCAGAGGACGAAGCTTTGCAGAAAGAAATTAGCCGTCTCAGAGAAAA ACACATGATGGAGATCCAGGCCTTGCAGTCACGTCAGAAAGAGGAGATAGACGCCCTGTTCACACAGATGGGAAAACATCCTCCTCATTCCGTCTTTTCCCCTGCTGTGGCGATGGCTGGAGGTCGACGTAGGCGCAAAAGCCACAGATCTGCTCGCAGTAGTGGACAGCCCAGCCCCATACACTCAG CCTCAGCTCAGAGTCTTCATGGTTCAGAGTCCACTCCAAAGCAAAGTACACCATCAGCAACAGAGGCATCACAAGCAGTTAGCGGGTCATCCATACAGCCGCTCAGATCCTCTCCATCCATGCCCAGCCTCAGTAGTTGTTCCACAG GATCAAGTGGGACCAGCTCAACAAATGGTTCAGGCCACTGCCAAAACCACTCTACTTCCCTGACCCAGGCGACTGGACCGACTCCTCatatctctcacacacagaaggGCAAGGGCACCTTCACCGACGACCTGCACCAACTGGTGGATAACTGGGCCAGAGACGCCATCAGCCTCTCCCAGTGCAAGAAAGGTCCTAAAACTGGAGCACAGGCAGTGCTGGGACATGAT CTTATCCCTCCAGCCAGTATGGGCCGTAAATTCTCAGCTCCTGGCTACCTCTGCCCAACCCTTCCCACGCCTTCAAGTACCACATCCACCAACACCACCCACCTCCCCAACCCAGCCAATCCCTCTGTCCCTTTGGGGCCTCGCAAAGGCTCTCTGGGCCCCGTTGCCCAGGGGTTTGGATACGCCTCAGCCCCGTACAGTGCTCCTCAGTGGGCCGGACCCACAGGCACATGCCAGGTCAGCATGCTTAACCCCGGACAGCCACTAACACAGTACCAGCCACCCACGACAGCCTCAGTGTCCCTGCACCAAGGCTACCACATGGGAACCACACCAGCCCCCCAGAAATCAGTCAGCCCCGGAGGGTCCAACCTGAGGCCTACGTAG